The sequence TAGAGAAAAAACGATTTGATTCAGCCCTAAGACGTAAACAATTAAGTTTGGTGTTAGCAGGAAGAATGAAACCTACTGAAGCAACAGAATTACAATCTATTTTTGAAACCGAATAACCCAATATCACTTATGAATTCAAAACAGTGTATTCAAATTTTTAATCAATCCATTCAAGATTATCACATTCATGATAATGTTGCTACTCCTATCACCAATCCTTTTGAAGAAAATACCATAGAAGCCTTATTGTATTTGAAGAATTGGGTAGATACAGTGCAGTGGCACTATGAAGATATTATTCGAGACCCAGAGATCGATCCAATAGCGGGGATGGAATTAAAAAGAAAAATTGATAAGTCTAATCAACATCGTACCGATTTGGTTGAACAGATTGATGATTTTTACATTGAGCAATTTAAGACAATAGAAGTGAAAGAGTCAGCAACATTAAATACAGAAAGTCCAGCTTGGGTGGTGGATCGTCTTTCTATTTTATGTTTAAAGATCTATCACATGCAAGAGCAAACAGAAAGAGCTGATGTTTCTGATCTACATAGACAACAATGTGAACATAAGTTGGCAGTTTTAAAAGAACAAGAAATCGATTTATCGAATTCTTTTGATCAGCTGTTAGAAGATTTTGCAAAAGGAGATAAAAAAATCAAAGTTTATCGTCAGATGAAGATGTATAACGATAATGACTTAAACCCAGTTTTATATAAAAATAAATAACTCATTATAAGATAATTATTAAGCGACAATCATTAATTTTGTAACATGGCACACACACAAACACCAGCAGTAATTTTATTGAAAGATGGTACCGTTTTTAAAGGCTTAGCTTGTGGTAAAATTGGAACTACAACAGGAGAAATAGCTTTTAACACAGGAATGACAGGGTATCAAGAAATTTTTACGGATCCATCGTATTCAGGGCAGATTGTTGTTATGGCAACAGCGCATATCGGAAACTATGGAGTAGAAGCTTCTGAAATTGAATCTGAAGGATGTAAAATAAAAGGATTGGTAACTAAAAAGTTTTCAACTGTCAATTCTCGTTATCGTGAAACAGATACATTGCAGAATTACTTAGAACACGATGATGTTGTGGGAATTATGGATGTAGATACAAGAGCATTGGTAAGGCATATTCGAGACAATGGAGCTCAAAATGCAATTATCTCATCAGAAACGACAGATATAGAAGAGTTAAAAGCGCAATTAGATCAGATTCCATCAATGAAAGGAATGGAATTGGCTTCTCAGGTTTCTACAAAAGAAACGTATACTGTAGGGGAAGTGTCAGCAAAATATAAAATTGCACTGTTAGATTTTGGAGTAAAGAAAAACATTATTCGTTCATTAGTAGAAAGAGATTGTTTTGTCAAAGTTTTTCCATACAACACTTCTTTCGAAGAACTTAAAAGTTTCTCTCCGGATGGAATTATGCTTTCCAATGGGCCTGGTGATCCAGAACCATTAACAGAAGTGATTGACACGGTAGGTCAATTAGTAGAAGCTGATTACCCAATTTTCGGAATTTGTTTAGGGCATCAAATTTTAGCAATAAGCCAAGGTTTAACTACAGAGAAGATGTACAATGGGCACAGAGGAATCAATCACCCTATCAAAAACTTAATTTCAGGGAAAAGTGAGATAACCTCTCAAAATCATGGGTTTGTGGTAAAAATGGAAGAAGCCATAGCCAATGAGAATATCACGATCACACATCAGCATTTAAATGACGATACATTGGCGGGGATAGCATTAAAAAATAAGAATGCATTCTCAGTACAATATCACCCAGAATCTTCTCCGGGGCCACACGATTCAAGGTATTTATTTGATCAGTTTATAGCAAATATTAATAAAAACTAAACCAAGAAAGCATTATGTCATATATCGCAAGAATACAAGCAAGACAAATTTTAGATTCAAGAGGTAATCCTACATTAGAGGTAGAAGTATATACTGATGCTGGTGTTGTAGGAAGAGCTGCTGTTCCTTCAGGAGCTTCAACAGGGACTCATGAGGCTGTTGAGTTAAGAGACAATGATAAAGGGGTTTACAAAGGAAAAGGAGTATTAAAAGCAATCGATAATGTCAATACCATTTTAAATGATGAGTTAAATGGAGGATATATTTTTGAGCAGAACCTAATTGACCGTGTAATGTTGTCGATAGACGGAACAGCTAACAAAGCTAAAATAGGAGCAAATGCTATTTTAGGGGTGTCTATGGCTGTAGCTAAAGCTGCTGCTCAAACAATTGGTCAGCCATTGTATCGATACATTGGAGGAGTGAGCGCCAACACTTTACCAGTTCCAATGATGAATATTTTAAATGGAGGTTCACATGCGGATAACAAAATAGATATTCAAGAGTTTATGGTGATGCCATTTGGAGCGAATACATTTAGTGAAGGCTTAAGAATGGGGACAGAAATTTTCCACACCTTAAAAGATGTATTAAAAAGTAAAGGGATGAGTACCAACGTTGGAGATGAAGGAGGGTTTGCTCCTAACTTAGGTTCCAATGAAGAAGCCATTGAGGTTGTTTTGCAAGCGATAGAGCAAGCAGGGTATAGACCTGGGGAAGATGTTTATATTGCATTAGATGCAGCAGCTTCAGAGTTCTATAATAATGAAGATAAAAAATATCATTTTGAGTCAACAGGAGATGTTTTGACTTCTGATGATATGGTTAATTTCTGGGCAGATTGGAAATCAAAATATCCAATTGTTTCAATCGAGGATGGGTTAGCAGAAGACGATTGGGCAGGTTGGAAGCAAATGACAGACCGTTTAGGCGATAAATTACAGATTGTGGGGGATGACCTATTCGTAACGAATGTAAATCGATTACAAGAGGGGATAAACACCAATACAGCCAATTCTATTCTAGTTAAAGTCAATCAGATTGGAACATTAACGGAAACAATAGATGCAGTTAATCTAGCAACGAGAAACGGATACACCTCAGTAATGAGTCACCGTTCGGGAGAAACAGAAGACACAACAATAGCAGATTTAGCGGTAGCCTTAAATACAGGGCAAATAAAAACAGGTTCAGCATCGCGTTCTGATCGTGTTGCTAAATACAATCAATTATTGAGAATAGAGCAAGAATTAAACAAAATGGCTTACTATCCAGGTAAGAATTTTAAGTTTTTGTAAACACCATTAAAGCGGCCTCGTAGCTCAACTGAATAGAGCACTGGATTTCGGCTCCAGCGGTTGCAGGTTTGAACCCTGCCGAGGTCACTAATTCTTCTGAAAGCCTTGTTATCAAAGAGATGACAAGGCTTTTTTTTGTAAAATGATTAAAAAACAAAATGTTGCTTATGTTTCATAAACCCCAGTAATAGCTGAGAGTGTAGATGGTTCGGTTGGTTTGAATCCTCTTGAGTTTTATTTTGTTAATCTTTTCTTAAATCGAATCAAAAGGGCTTTTGATGTTCATTAAACTTTCGTTTGCAATATGAGTATAGATTAAAGTCGTCTTAATACTATTATGCCCTAAAAGCTTTTGAATATGAGATATTCCAACTCCATCTTCCAGTAGATGAGTAGCAAAACTATGCCTTAAAGTGTGTGGGGTAGCGTTCTTTTTAATACCTGATCTTAGAAGTGCTTTTTTGAAAAACTTAGCAGAGCTACTAGCTGTATATTTTCCTCCTTTTTGTCCTTCAAATAAATATTCTTTGGGCTTATATTTCTGAAAATATTCTCTCAACAACTCCAATACTTTCGGAGATAAAATGGAATATCTGTCCTTTTTACCTTTTGCTTGTCTCACATACACAGTCATTCTATGAGAATCTATATCTTTAATTCTTAATTCCAGTAATTCTCCTATTCTTAGCCCGCTTCCATAAAGTAGGGCTAAAATCGCTTTATGTTTGATATTATAAGCCGAATCAATAATTAACTTTACTTCTTTCTTACTTAATACAACAGGTATTTTGTTTTCTCTTTGAGAAACTTTAAGATAATGGAATGGAATTTCACGATTGTAAATCTCTTTATAAAATAATTTTAAGCTACCTACTACTTGTCTTTGAGTAGAGGCTGATATTTTCTTGGTGTACACCAAATGAAAGATATAATCAAATAAATCTTTATCCTTTAGGTGTTGAAAAGACTTGTAATTAAAAAAACACATATACCATTTTTAGATGCATAAGGTAACTGCTTATAGTTTGCTTACTGTATCTTTTTATTTCAAGTATTCTTTTAAAATTTTCAAGCTGATTGTTTTTCATAAAAGTAAAATTAACCACCCAAGAAGGCTCCTAAGTTGTAGTTCTGTAAACTTACGAAAAACAAAGAAAAAGTATTGAATAACCTCTTTAAGGTTTGTTATCTTGGAGTTATTTAGTAACTTCCACATATAAACAAGTTAGCCACAAGTAAATGACACGATGGAATGGATTAAAATTATAGCACCTTTGTTTGGAGTCCTCCTTGGTTGGGGATTATCTGAAAAAGCTAAACTTTGGGCAGATATTAGAACCGATAAAAGAAAGGTTAAAAGACTTCTTTTTTACATTCTTGAACTCAGATTTCATTTTACTCGCGAATTAAATGTCCAAAAAGAAATCGACTCTTTTATTGATTCAGCAACTTCACGACTTAAATCAGAGTTTGGCGATGAAGTAGAATTGGGAATAGATATGTATAAACCATTCATAATGGAAATAGTAAAATCCAATTTTAGCGAAGACAAACAACTTGACTTTCTAGAAGAAAATATTGATTCCGTTATTGTTGATTTATCAGAAGTGTTTCCAGTTTTCGCATATGAGTTAAGTGGTCAGTACAGGATAAAAGAAAGACTAAATAAATCCGATAATTACCTTGCTGAATTAGAGGGGCTAACAGGAGGTATGCCATTTGACCTAAAAAATTGGTTGCAACCCAAATTAACAAAGGGTTTATTGAAAGACCTAGATGAAAATTTAAATAAGATTGCTTTAAAGATTGATAAAAAGACAGCTAAAGACGTGAAGGAAAAAATTGTAAAAATGGACAGTCGTGACAATTCTGATGTACAAGAGTTCTTGGAAGACTATATCGCAAAAGTAAAAGACAGTCTTAAATAAAAAATGGTATTGAAAGAAATCAACGATATAGACAAAGAGTTAACAAATCAATTTGAATTATTAGCGAACTTGACAAGAAACTTGAGTCTCAATGAGATTACCCAATTTAAACTAAAGAACGCAGGAAATGTAATTCCTTGGAACGACATTGTCTTTTCGGGAATTTACTTAATCGAGATAAAAAACAATAAGCAGTTTGACACTTATGAAGAGTGGATTGAAAACTTTAAAAGACAATGGGAAGATGAAAGATATTTAAGGAAATTCACCCCAAACTTGAAGAAGATGAGGATTAAAGCTCATTCAGAGCTAAAAGAATGGATGCCAATTTACATTGGTAAATCAAAAAACATTGGGAGTCGAATTCATGGACACATTTATAAGGAATTGCACAAAACAACATTCGCTCTGAAACTTATGGCACGAGAGAATTTACATGACCATATCTTCAGATTGAAGGTTTGCAAAGTGACAGTAAAAAATTATGATGCAATAGTTCCACGAATAGAATGGCAACTAAGAAATAGAATTAATCCTTTGATTGGAAAACAATAAAAAAACCAGTGGCTAACACGGTATATAGCAAATAGGGCGTTCGGTGATTTACGAAAGTTCTGTGGTTATTTGAAACACCGCCAAATCGTTGATTTGGCTTTTAAGAATGAATAAATTAAAAACAAAATACAACGCTTTGGCTCAGTGGAAACTTGAAAGTTTATCGCTTTCTACTGCCCTACTTGCCATATACTAAACGTTAGCTGCAAGCTGAAAAAAAATGACCATAGAAGAATTAAAAGTTCAAGCGAAAAAGAATAAACAAGAAGGTAATATTGAAACTGCCTTAGACTTATATTC comes from Flavobacteriales bacterium and encodes:
- a CDS encoding site-specific integrase, with the translated sequence MCFFNYKSFQHLKDKDLFDYIFHLVYTKKISASTQRQVVGSLKLFYKEIYNREIPFHYLKVSQRENKIPVVLSKKEVKLIIDSAYNIKHKAILALLYGSGLRIGELLELRIKDIDSHRMTVYVRQAKGKKDRYSILSPKVLELLREYFQKYKPKEYLFEGQKGGKYTASSSAKFFKKALLRSGIKKNATPHTLRHSFATHLLEDGVGISHIQKLLGHNSIKTTLIYTHIANESLMNIKSPFDSI
- the eno gene encoding phosphopyruvate hydratase, which produces MSYIARIQARQILDSRGNPTLEVEVYTDAGVVGRAAVPSGASTGTHEAVELRDNDKGVYKGKGVLKAIDNVNTILNDELNGGYIFEQNLIDRVMLSIDGTANKAKIGANAILGVSMAVAKAAAQTIGQPLYRYIGGVSANTLPVPMMNILNGGSHADNKIDIQEFMVMPFGANTFSEGLRMGTEIFHTLKDVLKSKGMSTNVGDEGGFAPNLGSNEEAIEVVLQAIEQAGYRPGEDVYIALDAAASEFYNNEDKKYHFESTGDVLTSDDMVNFWADWKSKYPIVSIEDGLAEDDWAGWKQMTDRLGDKLQIVGDDLFVTNVNRLQEGINTNTANSILVKVNQIGTLTETIDAVNLATRNGYTSVMSHRSGETEDTTIADLAVALNTGQIKTGSASRSDRVAKYNQLLRIEQELNKMAYYPGKNFKFL
- the carA gene encoding glutamine-hydrolyzing carbamoyl-phosphate synthase small subunit, with amino-acid sequence MAHTQTPAVILLKDGTVFKGLACGKIGTTTGEIAFNTGMTGYQEIFTDPSYSGQIVVMATAHIGNYGVEASEIESEGCKIKGLVTKKFSTVNSRYRETDTLQNYLEHDDVVGIMDVDTRALVRHIRDNGAQNAIISSETTDIEELKAQLDQIPSMKGMELASQVSTKETYTVGEVSAKYKIALLDFGVKKNIIRSLVERDCFVKVFPYNTSFEELKSFSPDGIMLSNGPGDPEPLTEVIDTVGQLVEADYPIFGICLGHQILAISQGLTTEKMYNGHRGINHPIKNLISGKSEITSQNHGFVVKMEEAIANENITITHQHLNDDTLAGIALKNKNAFSVQYHPESSPGPHDSRYLFDQFIANINKN
- a CDS encoding DUF4254 domain-containing protein; its protein translation is MNSKQCIQIFNQSIQDYHIHDNVATPITNPFEENTIEALLYLKNWVDTVQWHYEDIIRDPEIDPIAGMELKRKIDKSNQHRTDLVEQIDDFYIEQFKTIEVKESATLNTESPAWVVDRLSILCLKIYHMQEQTERADVSDLHRQQCEHKLAVLKEQEIDLSNSFDQLLEDFAKGDKKIKVYRQMKMYNDNDLNPVLYKNK